From the genome of Platichthys flesus chromosome 10, fPlaFle2.1, whole genome shotgun sequence:
AGAACAGAGGCAAGTACAAGAGGTCCATTGGTGCGCCCGGGCAGCCCAAAGAGGTGTTCGCAGCCGTCGTAGCTCCACCAAAGACCACCAGGTGCGTACTAAGGAGATCCTCCAGAAAACACCTGCATTTATAAACATCTATTTAGTCCTAGCATTCATTTTCCTCCACAAAAAGTAATATGGAATTGCAGTTCATGcctcagccaaggcccaacagtcccctcattaaaccacattcaaattcgctagatccagatttgtattcgGATCTGCAccacaaattacacacactcatacaaatcCGTCCCCTGAACATTACTCtattttttagattttcagAAAATATTGAGTAATGACATATCTTATTGTTAAAAGATAAGGTGAAAAAAGTGTGTGGATCCACATTAAAATGTATCAAGTTTGTCTTTGGGTCATGTAAATCATTTTGAGCAGTATTTGTTTAGTTCTACGAGCtaacaaacacagattaaaacatAACGTCTTTCGATGGAGGTAATAATGTGAGATCATACAGTTTGCATGAGCTCTACCAAAGTTACAAGGTCGTCACAAGCCCTGGTTCATTTAACAATAGCAGAAACAGGAGGCCGGTTGCCActgatgttttctgtctgtttctcctcAGGCCCCACAAAGAGAAGCCCCGGGCCCCACAGCCAGCAGGGCCCAGTAAAGTCGTCCAGTCTTCCCCCTTGCAGCACTCCTTCCTCACTGACGTCTCAGAcgtgagagagatggagggaggccTCCTCAATCTCCTCAACGACTTCCACTCAGGCAAACTGCAGGCGTTCGGTAAGCTAAGCTTGATCAGACTGGCCACCGAGGGAATATTCTGTTACTGGCTGAAAGCAAAGCCAGTTGACAAGTGGCTTTGTCACTGAAGTCAAACAGTGgctgggctatttttatctgctgccatgGTAATACTGCTGGTAATACTTTAGACTTTGCTGTAGAAGTGCTATAACAAGGTCCCACCTGTCTGCTCTCACTCCTCTGTTTGGTAGGTAAGGTTTGCTCCTTTGAGCAGCTGGAGCATGTGCGTGAGATGCAGGAGAAGCTGGCGCGACTGCACTTCAGCCTCGACAGCCACGTGGAGGAGCTTTCAGAGGACCAGAGGAAGTGCGCCTCGGACCACAACCTGGAACACCTGCTCAGTAACGTGagtgcagccacagcagcagggacTCATCTCTATAGTACACAATCTCTGTTTACAGCTGGTCATCAAGCTGTATGAGCGTCTGAATATACAGTGCCTGTAAACTACCAAAGAACGACTTTCTGCACTTCAAGAAATAAGATGGTGTCTATAAGTGACTTAAATATGTTAGTTACAAAACTAAATGTGTGGACGATTCCATAACTATCTCAAAGTTTTggacatacatttttttacctTAGGTTgaagttgcattgtgggaaatataAGAGCAATTGATCTGGAAATTCGACTAAAAATGTGGATAACATGGGCCCTGAGGCTTCAACTGTAACATAAAAGAAACCTGAAGTACAGGTCCGCTTTGCTCAACACCAAAGTGCTTACTTCCCCCCTTTGGAAGAATATAGTCTAAAATCAAGAGGGAATAAAGTCAATGGTTGACAAGGGTGAACTTATTTAGTTAAAAACTGTGTAATCTCAGGGACAGTTATGTCAGGTAAGTGATGATTAGGTCAGTGCTGAAAGACTGCAAAACTCACCAAGTGATTCAATGTTCATGAGACAAATAGTATTTTATTACACAGTGTGTACACAGTGTTAATGAGTTAAACCTAtaacttataaaaaaaaaaaatgcacataaattaccttttcatttctttccctGTTACCTGTGAACCCAAGTGAAAACTCAATACAATCACAAGTGCACACCAGTCATTAAAATGTGGCCCGACATGCATCTTGTGATCTGATCTCACCTCTCTGctctacacaaacaaacacgctcGTCCTTTCTGTTTGTGGAGACCGAGTTATGTGGTTTTGAACCAGTCTGAGCACACAAGTGTGTCCTGGgtctgatggtgtgtgtgtgtgtgtgtgtgtcgacacAAGCGAGGGAGAGTGTGAATGAAAAGATTTGACCGTATAAATCATtctgtggtgatcagtgttgatattgtggccgTGGTCATAATCAAATCAAGAGAAAAAATCCGATCTGAGTGTCATCACTTAAGGCTGTCCATTTGACATGTGACTGTAGGAAAATCACAGGTACAGTGAAATGAATTTGTTTGGCAGATAGTTAATGTAATGAGGAACACTAGAGTACATAAATGAACAGTGGTATATGCTTTACTGCAGGGCCAGAGTGTCCCTGTACTAAATAGTAACcagcacaaacactgatgtGCAAAGGGTTTCTATTGTTAGCGCGTGGTTTGGCTCCTGGTTACTCCCGCCTGgggctgctctgctctctgtgggGAAGCTGCGgtgctgtgtgtgagggaggtgAGAATAAGACCTCACTTGCCAGGAATAACGTGGAGCGAGTGGATAACTGGGCTGTGAAGTGACTTAACTCTGTGCAGATGAGGAAATCTGATCATTTCCCTTCGTTAGCACTGTAGTGTTGATGGGAATTGAGTTCATATCGAAGCGCCACACACTGGCTGTTATGTCATATGATCGTGTTTAGTGATTAGCGCCCTGTAGTGTCACATCCGCTGCTATTTGTGGCTGTTCATATTTTCTCCCATGTCATCTGTTCCATTTGTTTccgcagctggaggagctcagcACCTCCATGTATCCTTTCCtaattgaatgtgtgtttatttatgggAGTCGGCCAGCACTCCAAGGTGAGCACACTATTGATTTAGATAATCTTTTTTCACTTCAGTCCCTCCTTGCGAATCCTTAACGTGTCCGTGTTCAGACAAAAGCTCCACTTGGCCGAGAACCAGGACCTGCCCAAGACATCTGGCCCCTGACAGGAGCGGAGGCGTGGAGGGCGGCGACAGCACACTCATCGTCTCCCAG
Proteins encoded in this window:
- the ccdc28b gene encoding coiled-coil domain-containing protein 28B is translated as MEDKRKKRSPKVSLPQPPPPPINPRKLTVLPASKSATFSLGLPQPPSPKNRGKYKRSIGAPGQPKEVFAAVVAPPKTTRPHKEKPRAPQPAGPSKVVQSSPLQHSFLTDVSDVREMEGGLLNLLNDFHSGKLQAFGKVCSFEQLEHVREMQEKLARLHFSLDSHVEELSEDQRKCASDHNLEHLLSNLEELSTSIQKLHLAENQDLPKTSGP